TTCGGCGAGAAGACCTCCGAGCTTCGATGCCCGAGGGGCCGTTCGATCTCATCCTCTGCCGAAACCTCGCCTTCACATACTTCGACGAGCCAACGCAGCTCCGGATCGCCAAAGATCTCGTCGCGCGCCTCCGGAGCGGCGCCGCCCTCGTAGTGGGTAGTCACGAAGCGCTGCCCGCCGACCTGCCGGAAGTCGTGAGGCGCGCTCCGAGCATCTACGAGCGCCGACCCCTCGGCGCTCCCTAGGGTCGAGGCCCCTTCCCAAAAAAGGGCTCGCTCGCCGCTTGGCTGGCGCGGAAGCACGATCATCGTGTGCTCAAGGACGCCCCTGCGACTCTCAGTCGGGTGCGGGATCCACTCGGTCCGCGGCGGCCCCCGGGGGCTCGCCGAGGAACTCGACCCACTCGCGCTTGATGCAGGGATAGTGCTTCGCCGCCTCGGCGAGCGAGAGGAACGCCTTCAGGCTCTTCTCGAAGCGGGCGTGCAGCGCCGGGTCGGCGAGCTCGTCTCCTTCGAACGCCTTGTGTGCCATCGAGAGGGAGAACATGTCGGGGTAGATCCGCGCTCCCTGGTGCTCGAGCGGAACGCGCAGCGCCCATAGGCCTCGATTCCCGCCGACGAGCGAGGGGGACGCCGAGAGGAGCATTCCGTGGCGCCCGTCGAAGGGCTGGGGACGGAATCGCGAGGTCCAGTCGATCAGATTCTTGATCGTGCCCGGCAT
The Vulgatibacter incomptus DNA segment above includes these coding regions:
- a CDS encoding NADPH-dependent FMN reductase yields the protein MENRPSPGLKVLVFSASLRRESLNGKLAALAARVAERAGASVDLASMHDFDVPLYDGDGEARDGIPPGARELQRRLLESDAFVISSPEYNASMPGTIKNLIDWTSRFRPQPFDGRHGMLLSASPSLVGGNRGLWALRVPLEHQGARIYPDMFSLSMAHKAFEGDELADPALHARFEKSLKAFLSLAEAAKHYPCIKREWVEFLGEPPGAAADRVDPAPD